acacacgcacacacgcttGATTTATTGCCTCTATAGTCTTCTTTTGAAAACCGGAAGTCATTTTGCTTGGTTCTAAACTAGCGCTAGCTTTCTCATTGGACTTGGGGCATTTCCCGTAAGCTCCATGGTACTGGCGCAGAGAAAATGTTTGTGCGGCTGGCTTGACTACGCGAAGACGAACGGCGGCTCATTTGACCGCAGTCTTTTTAAagtggcgcacacgcaaaactcaaggtgaaaccaCTCAGAGTTCTCTCCATacactcactcaaatcagcgtttctggaaccgaaaactcagagttttttttttatctcagagtagatcaactcagagttcaggaatagactcagagtttgttgaacctgctttgtgaaacggacccctgatgGTCTTCTAATTGAAGTGCTGTGTCACgcctgtaaaagcagcagcatgAATTAATGAAACTGTGACACCAAGTGGACAAATGTTTACTCGCATCTTGAAGATAAAACAATTGACTGGATGCTCTTATTTATCATATTTTTCAAGAGAAATGCCCTTCGATctcttgctttttgttttgatCAAGTGAAATAATTAGACAGAAATTGGAATTATTTGGTGTTTAGAGGTGTTTACACTTTCATGGTTAACATTAGTTTTGTATTAATGAAGATAATCTTTCATTATTTAGGAATACTTTATGTAATATAAAGAATTCTTTAAAAGTGGTTATTGAACTTTgtggacattttatttaaagtatATCTGAGGGGAAACTGTGAAGTTTTAAGATAAAGTGCTCTCGTGCTCATATGTGCAGGGTCACtactgcaacaacacatcaGCAAAGTCAAACTCACCTGGAAAACCGTTTTCACacagattccttttttttttgcaactttTTTAATCAAAGGCGTCTGTTTGTCTTAAAGAGccttatcattttaataaaaggGTTTTAAATACCTTTAATGGTTATCATTTGTCTACCTTCTAGGTCCTGAATACTATAATTAATTAAacataaagataaataaataaactatttAACAAATGGAATATTCAAAATTAAAGTCTAAATATTTGCCATCTGAAACAAAGATTGGACAGTAAATCTGACAGACCGTCATGAATGAGACAGTCTCCATACGAGGATAATGTTCCAACCAATAATTTTTCCTCAGAcactcaattttttttaaactaatgcctgtttatattattattattattattgttataattattattattattgctgttgttgttaagataaaattatcatttttaaaacatttgtttCTGAACATTTTAAGCAGGCTAAAAACTCGGGTACCTAAATCCAATGACACCATCGTTCCAGGGAGGTGGCCTCATTAATCCCACCCACTATATTAAACAGGAAGATAACCTGACCGAAACTCTATTTGGCAACATGAAATCACGAGTGGCCGAAGGACAACTTTAACAGACCGTACAGAGTCAGAGAATAGTTGTTTGGTCTGAACTCCACCCGTGGCGATTTTTTTACAGCTAAAAAGTCGCTGCTAACCaataggttttttgtttttttagctcGTTCAGTTAGCTCGTCAGCTAACTTTAACGTCGCCTCGCGTAAAGGTTCACTCACAACTGGCCCGGTTTCACAACACGGCGAGCAAGTCGATTGGGTTTTAACGCCTCATCATGGGATCCAGGGCGTCTACATTACTTCGAGAAGAAGAAATCGAAGAAATAAAGAAGGAGACTGGCTGTAAGTTGAGCTCAGACTAATTCATTTTCTATAAAGATGAGGACTCATGACCAAATGCTTGGCTTCCTTGAGTAGTTACCCATTTTATGTCATTTGTTGCAGGTAAATAGTATTGTTTCTACAATGATATGTGTTTTTACGTTGGCAACTTTTGGGTGCTGTGCTTATTCTTGGATGCTGAACTGGTAATCATTAAGGCTCACTTAATAGAGCCCCGTATTTTTTAATGAGATGCAGTGCTGAGGTGAGCGGCTGAACATCTTTGCTTCTTTGGTGTCTTCCCGACAGTCTCCCACAGTCAAATCACTCGATTGTACAGCCGCTTCACCAGTCTGGATAAAGGTGAAAACGGCACCCTCAGGTAAGCAACAACCTTGCCATCAGAGggtaatcatttaaaaaaaaaagaaaaaaaaaaaagaacactatACACCAGCCAAATACTGCTCACCAGCTTTCATTACAGATTACAGATTAATGGTTAATCCTCATCATGAATGATTATAACAATCACCGCACAGCTTTTGAAATTCAGTCGAGGGCAAAATAATTTTCAGCTGCCGAAATTTGTGACATACTGTTACCAGAGCACCCAAAAAGAAGAACAAATAGCATGGATTTTAGATTTGCTCAGTATGATTTAAGGCGCTAGTTTTGTGTCCACGCTGCTATTTACAGACAGAAATTGGGCTATTGCTTTTTCATGCATATATTTCTCAGTTGGCATTAAAGCGTTTTGCCTTGCAGCTTATTAACTGATAGCAGTCACTGAGTAGACAGTCGAGACCTCATTGTGACATTTCTGTGTCTGTGGTTAAGCTACTAAAAACTTAGTTTGAACCTTGGTTTTACAGAAACCTTGGAATCGATGATGACAGGTTAGTTTTcaaggacagaaaaagaaaaaacatatcTGTAAATTCACGGAACTCCATCTTTTCTAAAGATGTTGTGTTTACACATAACAAGTCCTTGGTTTTGCTTGTCCTGTTTCCGGTGCTTTCAGGCACAGCAGAGGCCAGGGTTGTTCTTTTtccttatcattcacaagttgACACAACACTGAGTTTTTGCATATACCTCCGGCAACTTGTATTCACGCCATCCGCTGGATCAAGAAACTTTATCACAAGATTCCTGCCAGTAAAAAGTCAACAACTCTATAATATGCTGCCATCTTTATCATTAAGACAACAAATGGTTCACGTTCTGTGTGATTTGATGTTCTTAATTGCAACTTATTCTGACACCTACAGCAAATTATCGCGAGGCTTTGAATAAACGTTATCGATTTTTGTCAGTTGGGACTCATTTGCGATCACATTTCCTGATATTTATAGCCGAGAGGATTTCCAGAGGATCCCCGAGTTGGCCATCAATCCTCTAGGAGACAGAATCATCAATGCCTTCTTtcctgaagggtgagttttctcttttatcttcttcttctccttgtaAGTGCGCACCCTCCTGCGGAGTGGCCACGACCGCAGAGCTGAACCGTGGTACTTCTCAGTTGTGGTTCAGTGGCTGTAAACATGAGAAGCCCACTTCCTTCTGCCAAGTCTGTGTAGAATAAATCAAATGGGGGTTTGTCGTGAATGCTGGAAAGTTGTTCAGGCTTTTTCAAATTGGTGAGGAAGTCCAAAAAACCAGATGTTTTTGGATGTGTCATTAAAACTCCCAAAAAGTCAGATGTGTAGGCGTAACCTCAAACGTGGGTTTTTAATGGTTTCAGACGGGTTCTTGTTTCTCTGGTTttggctgtttttctttcaggcCAGTTGAAAATGGAGGCGAGCTTTCCAGTTTGTTCATTGGTTTTATGTTTCCACGGTTTCGAGTTGTCCTTGTGTATGTAATACGAGTCGGTGCCTTTATAACCAAAAAGCTGTAATACATCACATCAAtatacttttctttttgtctttttttttttttcttcagagaGGACCAGGTGAACTTCAGGGGCTTCATGCGCACCTTGGCTCACTTCAGGCCAATTGAGGACAATGAGAAGAACAAGAACGCTGCCGCCTCGGAGCCGCTCAACAGCAGGACAAACAAGCTGCTCTGTGAGTGTTGAGCTCGGTCACACGGGCGTGAAACTGTGGCGCCGGCGAGCAGTTTCGTGAACATTCACAGGGTTCCGTCATGCGGGCTGTGGTGTGTCTCCCATGACATgcatatgtttttgttttttccagtcGCTTTCCGTCTGTATGACCTGGACAGAGATGACAAAATTTCTCGGGATGAGCTGCTGCAGGTGAGTGTGTAGGTTTGTCACGGGGAGGGGATGCTGACTCGCCTTGCTGTTGTTTGCACTCTTAGTAAATCAGTCACATCATGTCCAGTAATAGACTCTAAACTCATTTTCTTTACTTTGTGGAAATCCATTCCAAACCATTGCCTCTAAAAATGGTGCTCCCCACGGAAGACAGACTTGAAGCTGGCTGGTCTGACTTACTCTGCAACAAGTCAAAGGGACAAACGCTATTGTGTAATCTCTTTTCAAGAGACTTCTTCATGGATCAGGACTTCCATGTCAATAGGAAGACTTTGGCCTTTTACTGATAATAATATGATGTCTCCCCTTAACtacaggctgtttttttttttctctcccaggCTGTCTATTATCTTGTATGTTGGCTTCctgtgtgttccctctgtgtTATTTGTTGTCCCTCTGTGAAGCCACCTTGGTTTTGGTGACATTGTGTGACCTTGTGTGACCTGTAATTGGTGTAAGCTGGGAGATAAATGACTCGGACACGTACCTTGTTTTGCGCAAAACAGTTCTGTCACCTGCTTCATGTCATTCACAAGACTAAATGTGCAACTCAAAGTACTGTTTGTGCCCTTCTTTTTCCCTAAATATGGTGCTCTGTTATTTTATAATCATGTAATTCCTACAGTCACTTGCCAGGGAACTAAAATAACTACAAATTATCATGCGTCGCTTCAATACATGTACCATTACCAATGTTTTCATAACATTTCACCATATCAGTGGTAATATAATTCAACCTTCAAGAGTAGCTGTTTTTCACCAGTATTTATTGAGTGTAATGAgactttttgttattttcaggTTTTACGGATGATGGTTGGTGTGAACatttcagatgaacagcttGGCAGCATTGCTGATAGGACCATCCAGGAGGCTGACACGAATGGAGACAGCTGTATTTCCTTCAATGAGTTTATAAAGGCAAGTTTTGTTGTCGCCTTGCTTTCACTACTTATCTTCGCACTCCTTAAGTTAACCGCCAGTTTGTTTTGACTGAGCTgcaaacaacaaacagatgcTGTTTGAATTTCTCTTTTTGATTTAAAGCTTTAAACCAGGTGCCACGAGCGCATGCGTTTTTAGTATCGGAGGCTTTGGTGCAACACAAACAAAAGCCCAGCAGTGTTCACATTCAACAAGGAAGTGTCTATTCTAAGTGTCTATTCTAAGAAGAGATTTTACATGGGAGCATATGGTTTTGCATATGGAAAAACGGGGGGCTGTTTGTTTACATGCGGTGATAAGCGTgatcattttattcattttgataaGGTTAAACTAGTTTTCAGTTACTTTTAGGGTGTGATTTTTAGGTTTAGCGACTGTTCTATTAGGGGTTTGGAATTTGTGCaaagattttgtttttcttttcttttatgcttTAGTTAAATACAAAAGTCAACAATCTGTATTTAGTTGTGCACTTAAATTGTAATGCTGTAGGCCCTCTTTATTCCAACCAGTAACATGTCTTTAGTGGTCtaaaaccaagttcagactacAAGGTTTACAGTATCTTGGGATGGTTGTTATGTTCCAACTACACACCGTGTTTCTCTCCTAGTATGTTCACACAACATGACTGATCTGCAGCATGTGGTCACACACTACAAGATTTTTCACCAAACTTAATCCCTGACTCATCACTCTCCTCTTATTAGGCGGTTTCAGCTTGTCATGCACACAAGCCCTGGTGATTTAAACTGTTTTGCTCACCTGGTTGGAGACTAGTTTTTCTCCACAGTCTCTCTCATGAGTCTTGTGATCTCACATGCTGGAGACGTCAAAGAATTATTAATGTTCCTGCCAGCGTTTAACCAAATTCTGCTCTGTTCCCTGAGCAAATTGTTTCCTCACCGTGCCTTCTCCATTTGTTGTTGGTTTGTCATTTCCCTTTACTGGgtttcagaggtgggtagagtagccaaaaattgtactcaagtaaaagtaaaaagtagtcgtCCAAATAATTAcgtgagtaagagtaaaaaaagtgcttggtgaaaaaactactcaagtactgagtaaatgttgagtaacgtctgatttattttgtttaacgcagtcattcaatcagacagacaaaaatacaaaataatcatctttaggcaaattagagttcattcaattgataaaataaattttaattaattacaaaatagcttaaattaaaaataatccaggtaaatgcaagtacttcaataaaaaaataagagatttaggaaatgtttaaaacctatgtaacctaaaaacaaACGTTCGCCTATCcacggggggaaaaaaacgaatttaggaaacttaccgctacatgtttgatcaagttagatgttgagtttcggaatgctgaaatgtccgtttgttttggttaacactgaagtcacataatgtagctgctgttttgcactttttgtaaggtaaacatgcttcagtatgaggcctcgtctgtctTCATTTACGaccgattctgacatttttcatccatttcttttttgtttttgctacgactgtaaattgTACAGCTAACCCCTCCCGCCGCccagattgagtatggtcacgtgatgagactgcacggctacgtttgattAATGAAACGGTCACGTGGtcgagcctttggcggaagtctctctcaatgtcaaaataaaacattaaaatgaggcgtacgcagggggataaaaataatgaggcgtagaataccaaagaggtaagaagaaaagtaacgagctcattgtagcctaatgtagcggagtaagagtacagtttcttttttacaaatctactcaagtaaaaagtatagtgattttaaaaactacttctagaagtataatttttttcaaaaacatactcaaataaatgtaacggagtaaatgtaactcgttactacccacctctgctgggTTTTCCCCCAAATCTTTCTCACCTGACCTCGTCTCTTATGGTAGCTCCTCAATGATTGCTCACTCGACATATTTGTTTAGAAGGAGACTGAGACATATCTGCAAGACTCGCAAATTACATCTGGGGCGTTCACACAAAGTAATGACCGCCAACCCGTCAATTTGCTTCAGATCCTGCCCATTAATTTGTGACCTGCAATATTTGTTTTTGATGTGAAAACCTGGGGCCTAAAATCTTGTAGTCGGAACTAGGCTTTGGTTCAGTTGGGAACTAACTCTAGGCCCTTCATGGTCACATTATTTTAGTGAGGACAAATTGGACACTTTTTATTACCAGGTGTAAACACTTAAAACTGGGCTTTGGTGACCAAATCGCCCATATGAGATATGGCCAAGTCTTTACACGTCTTCTGGTTAAGAGTTGACTTGTTCCGTCCTTTGTTTTCTCAGGTCTTGGAAAAGGTGGACGTGGAACAGAAAATGAGCATCCGGTTTCTGCACTAAgtccatttttcacattttgagtGGAGCTTGAACTTCTCTGACGTCAGGACACAACCTCCTCCAGCTTCTCAGCGGGCTGCTGTGCCCCCACATTAGTAGTAATCGCCATCAGACAGAGCATTTGGTAGATGGTCATAGATTGTGAGTTTCTGCCTTTGCTCTGTAAACAAAGGGAAAAGTTGGGTGCCTTGGGTTGTTTTATGCAATGTCATTATGTACATTTTCCCAATAATGCGACATTATTTATTAGAAAAGTTCTCGAGGGTCATAGTGAGTACTGCCATTCACCTTTCCACATggtaaaatgattttattgcgcAGTACTATAAAGCTTTTCGCTGTTGCTATGAGTAAGTTTATTCTAATTTCAGTCATGGTCTTCCACTCATATTTAGCGCATGCCTCTTTGTCTGTGCAAATATACAATAGCTCAAAGTGTTAGGTGTGATTCCACTTCTGAAAAGTCAGTGTTTCTAATGCTTAACAGCATGTTCTGATGTTCAGCCAGCCGTAAGTCGGTCGCATAAAGCAAAGCAGGACCTGCTCCGCACGTTGTTTTTCTCACTAAAGTGCCATGGCTTTGGTTCCCATTATTTTCAGCAGTAATCAGGAGCCCATAGCCTAGTTtgtgtgtttagttttcatATGGGTTAACCTAACAACTGTTAATCCACTCCAACAATTGTCCGTTTCAACTGTTGGACTTCAAACAAAGCAAATATTGCGGCAAAGACGTCTTCATGTACAGCTCGGCATTCGGATTTAGCGTTTAAGTACCTTTGCCAACAGTTGCTGCATTTGGTATCAGAAGGATTTAGCTGGCACTCTGAACTGCTTTCAAGAAGATTTTCAGCCTTTTTTGGACTTAATAAAAGCCTGGCTTTGAGTGTTGGGTCCTGTTATGGAGATTGGATGGTGGAAGACTAAATCTGTAGATTTAGATCAGCTGCAGATAACAAGGTATGCTTCTGTCTCCACGATGAATGTCGCTGTGGCAAAGGAAAATGTTGATTCAAGTACTACTCAGTATTTGTCTTGTAATTTATGTCCTCACTGAGTTGCTACAAATGCTAAAAAGAATCAAATGCTTAAAATATATCTATTCTGTGATGGTTCATGTACATGAACCAGTGTGGACGTCGGACCCCTTTTTAATCTTTAATGTGTGTTTGTTAAATCATTACACCCTCCACAGCCTAATGCAGGAAAAGCTGCTCAACCATTTTATTAATCATTACGTTATCATCAGTCAGATGAGATTCACTCGTTACGTGGTGTTCTAGGTATCAATCATGAATTTGATTTGAATAAAAATAAGTACCAAGAATTCTGTGTTATTCATGAGCTTCTGTGTGTATGAACGCTGACTTTCACCACATTACAGAGGGAAATGATGAGCTGCTACATGAATTCAATATGATTGAGAGCAGTGACAATGAGCATGTCTGTAAAGATGAACCTGTTTTCTTTCAAGTAATGGGTTAATTGTTGAACTGATAAATATAGGCGTCGGATAAAAATGTCGAAAAGATCTCAAATTCACCCAAAGGCAAGAAATTTCAAAATCTTAAATGAAAAGCAGCTAAAAGTCTGTTGACTGAGGCTTGTACTCCAATGATTCAAGTACCCGTATTTTAACAAAGTGCTTAAAAGAAAAACCATACAGTTAATTATTACTTTCATTCCGCTTTGATTGGAAGCAGCAAAGCCAGAGAAACTTGATTGTTAACTATAAAGGACGAAATAAGAAAGTTTGTTTCCGGGGCGGGCATTAGCTTTGATTGACAGGTCCACGCCACAATCATCGCACTCTGTCGTTAGCTCGTAGTAGCGGAGCAAAAATGGCGTAGAGCGGGCGGTGTTCGGAAAGGAGGACGACAGGACCTTCTTCTCTCCTCGTCGGCTTGTGCTGGGGGGAGGGAAGGGGGTCCGCAGGTTTGGGGTTCACTTTCCAATCAAATGTGTCTTCGACGAGATGGTTCCTCTTATCGAATTAAACCCGGCAGTCCTCCAGTTTCAGCAGACCCTAATGTGTCGCTGCGGAGGAAGAATCCCCGGCTTTTGTTTACCATTGTGTGCAGATGCAGATCAGAGCACAGGGGGAATATCTCCGCATCATATCGGACCAACTCAAAACCAAGGTCAGTGCTTCACTCAGAACCTTTTcctgagagggaaaactggcagAGTAGTAGATCGTGTTGGATATACATCTAGAAACTATACATAGgtggtttttgtgtgtgtgtgtgtgttatctgGAGAATGTTTAGCTGGAAGCCAGAGCATCGGAGTTTTATATTAAGTCGTTTGGTGACGCTATTTGTCTTGTGACTTACTCAAGTTCAGTCAGAATTTGCTCCTCCACTTTATCTAACGGATTCCTACCCGAACAATTATCAAAAGCGATCCTTTCACAATAAAATCAACACGTTTGGATGCTACTTTTAGAATCGTACATTTCGGCATCAACTGAATCCGACCTGTGCAAAAATAACAAATTTGAATCATCATTCCAGGAGAAGATATCCAGTCACCAGGGGTGAGAGCAGCTGAACCATCGACCACCACCGGGACCTACGGCGGAAGAGGGCTGTTGTCAGGATGACCTCTTTTGGGCTTCTGAGACGCACTTGTCCTCCTCCTTTCACTGTTTCTGGGACACTGGCCGTCTCTCCTTCCCAGCATCCCCTCTCGTCCTGGTCCGATTCTGCAGCCGGATCGTTAACGAGGACAGCTGCCAAGACCCGCGGGTGTCTGGCCCAGAAGACTCACACACTATGGTTGTGTCCACACGTAGCCTCACGtcgaattttttttaaaaattattattacaGACAACCTCGGTGAGATTTGTGCATGGAAAACATGATTGTTAGTAGGCCTActtacccccccccctcaaaaaaaaaattccacataCGCCCTGCGATTAGACGAAAGCAGTTTGCTGATGAACAAATGATCCGCTCTCATATGTGAAAAAAAACGACACAAGATGCTGTAGCAAAAAAacaactctctctctctctctctctctctctctctctatatatatataattaatgtCTGTGATTTGAATTAGATTTATCttttgtgtgtttagttttgcaCTACCTCACTGCCGCCGGATTAAAAAAGGTGACAGGTAGTTTAATGTCTTGTAAAGCTCCGCGGCGGTTCTTTGGATTTCTCCTGATTGGGATTTAGAAGACGCGCGTGGCATTGCTTTCAGTTCGGCTATTTTGGAGGAAAATTGAGTCAAACTGCGTTTACCTGAGCAgccttttttcatttaatcaaAGGAAGGTCAAACGGATGCATTTCAGGCTCGGCGCGCTCTCCTTTTCTGTTTAAATCGATTGATATTTGGCTAGTTGCGGTTGTTCTTTGTCTTCGTCCGCATTTCGCCCTAGTCTCCTCGTACTTTGACATACTTTTACTTTGTCTCAGAGCACGTTGCAGGTAGATAcagtcccccccccctttttgtGTCATAAATCTTGATATTTTGAGATctaaagaaaagagaaacagaacaTCACACTTTACCGGGATCTGTGCAATATTTGATCTTAACTGTCATGTTGTTGACCGAACTGTATATTGTATAAACAAGTGACAAGTTGTTTGAAAGCAACAAAATCACCAATGTCTTCCATTAAGATATGTATAGACTCATGTGCATTAGCTTGATTAGAGCAACTGTGGTGCCAACATTATAGTAGCCATGCATGACCAGTAGTGACGCTTGCTTCATGAAGATTAGTGGAATCGGTGTCTAGGCTAAGCTCGAGCTCAGGACCGTGGAAACGGTTTAAAGTAAAGCAAATGAGGCGAACTGACTCACTGCACCTTTAGAAACGGGCGCATTTATACACTGCCCTCGCGCCAGGTGCGCGACGAAGTGACGGAATCTGGGCAGCCAATCACGGCGCCCCGATTCGTAGTCTTCAAACATAAGAAATAGCTTAAGAAATAGGAAAATCGGCGGGGATCCACCACAGCGCTGTAGTCCTAGAGTTAAGATCTCGACACGACATTTCATTGTACATAATTACCTCGCACTTTGGGGATGCAGAGCGTTCTGCTTTAATCCATAAAATTGTATTTGATTAGGGGTTTTAGGAGCAATAACCTACAATGATGCATGAGTTTAGTTCGAGGGTGTTAGTATTTAACGGATCGTGTAACAATTCCCTGCCCATTTGTAATCCCATGCCGTCTAttggacacttttttttttaaacattcagtATACTTGACTTTAAAATTCTGAATTACACTTTTTACTATCCTAACCAACAGGTGTGTGAAGTGCTTTCAACTCCAGTTTTTGTAGCGTTTTTAAATGCACAGAAAGGTAGATTTTTAAGTTCTGTCTGCAGAGGACTTACTGGGGGGCTCTGGGGGGGCTCTTGCTTATAAAGCACACTCTCCGCACCGACCTTCACCGCCACCATCATGTCTCGAACACCGTGTTCTAGAAACCACGTAATGCCGTTTCTGGGAATTTATATAATCGCACATTTCTAACCAAGTAGACGTCCACGCGACGCGAATATGTGagtttgaaaaataataattaaaaaagacaacaacacaTGCATGACTTAGCGGAATACTGAATGATTTGTATTGCATGCAATAATCCAACTTTGTAATGTGAATGAGTGTAATTTGGGGTGCTGAGGCGTTCAAATCTGATGTTATGTGGGGAAAAAACTAAAgaagtgtgattttttttttttttgacacctCAGCAGGCACAGTGAAGTAGCTCCAACAATCAGCTGTGGTTTCACAGATTAACTGCTTGTTAtgttattaagaaaaaaaaacagcacaaaaaaagaggaaagaataGAGCAGTTTCTGCCCTCTGTGTCAAACGCTGATCTGGCTGTACACAGATCAACATTTGTTCCCACgagaaaagaagaaggaggaggagaaaaaagcaAACTACAAAAGCTAAAGTAGGATTACTTTGTTGATTAACTTTTCCACTGAGGAGGTGGACTGTGTAGAAACTATGCACTCCAGAGTGAGGAAATGGGCATGCTTAATATGTGTGAGCCTCTTGTCTGGTTTTGTATTaacttaaaataaaagaaagaaagaaaaacaaaaaagaatctGTATCAGAAAAATCAGCAATAAAATGCAGCATGGTGCCAATTGGATGGCTTGTTGTTGTCGACTGATTTTTACAACATATTGTACATCAACACGTGTGTATTTCCAACAGACTTTGGATCTGTAGGATCATAAACAGATCTGTTTCCTTACAGCTAGTTAGTGAATATTACAGGATGCGAAGTATGAAACTGGAGACTGCGTGATTCTCATTTCAACTCATCCAACGGTCATGGTTCATggcatggatttttttttttttttaattaaagtaaaaacttgTAATTGAATGCAAACTTGCTAAACTCTAAACACTCTGTCCACAACTTCCTCTTTTTGCTACTTGCGCAGGGTTGAATATGAAAGATAAGTCGCTACTATACGGTTACCTCCTGTTTAATAGtatgtatattttactcttgttCCAGTGCATGGTCTGCTGTAAATGTTCTGTCAACTCCCCGACTGGTCAGAGCTCTTTCGACAGCATAAGGAGGACCTAGTATTAAGCctgtggtcataatgttatggttAACTGTTGTATTGAGAAAT
This region of Odontesthes bonariensis isolate fOdoBon6 chromosome 17, fOdoBon6.hap1, whole genome shotgun sequence genomic DNA includes:
- the chp1 gene encoding calcineurin B homologous protein 1, which translates into the protein MGSRASTLLREEEIEEIKKETGFSHSQITRLYSRFTSLDKGENGTLSREDFQRIPELAINPLGDRIINAFFPEGEDQVNFRGFMRTLAHFRPIEDNEKNKNAAASEPLNSRTNKLLFAFRLYDLDRDDKISRDELLQVLRMMVGVNISDEQLGSIADRTIQEADTNGDSCISFNEFIKVLEKVDVEQKMSIRFLH